From Peromyscus maniculatus bairdii isolate BWxNUB_F1_BW_parent chromosome 8, HU_Pman_BW_mat_3.1, whole genome shotgun sequence, a single genomic window includes:
- the Smcr8 gene encoding guanine nucleotide exchange protein SMCR8, with product MISAPDVVAFTKEDEYEEEPYNEPALPEEYSVPLFPYASQGANPWSKLSGAKFSRDFILISEFSEQVGPQPLLTIPNDTKVFGTFDLNYFSLRIMSVDYQASFVGHPPGSAYPKLNFVEDSKVVLGDSKEGAFAYVHHLTLYDLEARGFVRPFCMAYISADQHKIMQQFQELSAEFSKASECLKMGNRKAFAGELEKKLKDLDYTRTVLHTETEIQKKANDKGFYTSQAIEKANELANVEKSIIEHQDLLRQIRSYPRQKMKMPDLHPGDVEHTQDQAEQVSTTSNPEESANADLYTCRPAYTPKLIKAKSTKCFDKKLKTLEELCDTEYFTQTLAQLSHIEHMFRGDLCYLLTSQIDRALRKQQHITNFLFEDFMEIDDRLEKPEHVPSQPSQDRLPSRPVQECPIPKVLISVGSYKSSVESVLIKMEQELGSGEDKEVEATESSSFDPQENLDYLDMDMKGSVSSGESIEVLGTEKSSSVLSKSDSQASLTVPLSPHVVRSKAVSHRTISEDSIEVLSTCPSEALIPDDFKASYPSAINEEESYADNEGAIHFEASVSPPELGETQEGSLENTPSQIDSSCCIGKESEGQLVPLPTPAYTLSDEDGVVSIPPRRYEQKDQGFHVDAMMENTDPSLRDNSGEMFPAYELDPSCLLASRDVSKTSLDNYSDTTSYMSSVASTSSDRTPSAHSASLSSDRHKKRAGQNALKFIRQYPFAHPAIYSLLSGRTLVVLGEDETIVRKLVTALSIFVPSFGYYAKPVKHWISSPLHIMDFQKWKLIGLQRVASPASMGTLHTLSRYSRYTSILDLDSKTLRCPLYRGTLVPRLADHRTQIKRGSTYYLHVQSMLTQLCSKAFLYTFCHPLHLPAHSEETQEAVASRQTSFLKFNLGLVNEDVRVVQYLGELLKLHYTQEPPGAAHPLLRFDYVPSFLYKI from the exons ATGATCAGCGCCCCTGATGTGGTGGCTTTCACCAAGGAAGACGAGTACGAGGAGGAGCCTTATAATGAGCCCGCCTTGCCGGAGGAGTACTCAGTACCTCTCTTCCCCTATGCCAGCCAGGGGGCTAACCCCTGGTCTAAACTGTCCGGGGCCAAGTTCTCCAGGGACTTCATTCTTATTTCCGAGTTCTCTGAGCAGGTGGGACCCCAGCCCTTGCTGACCATCCCCAATGATACCAAAGTTTTCGGCACCTTTGATCTCAATTACTTCTCCTTGCGGATCATGTCAGTGGATTACCAGGCTTCATTCGTGGGTCATCCTCCGGGTTCTGCCTACCCCAAGTTGAACTTTGTGGAGGACTCCAAGGTGGTACTGGGAGACTCTAAGGAAGGGGCCTTTGCATATGTGCACCACCTTACTTTGTATGACCTGGAGGCCCGTGGCTTTGTGAGGCCCTTTTGTATGGCTTATATCTCTGCAGACCAGCATAAAATCATGCAGCAGTTCCAGGAGCTTTCAGCTGAATTTTCCAAAGCATCCGAGTGCTTGAAGATGGGTAACAGGAAGGCATTTGCTGGGGAACTTGAAAAAAAGCTGAAAGACTTGGACTACACGAGGACAGTGCTGCACACGGAAACTGAGATCCAAAAGAAAGCCAACGACAAAGGCTTTTATACGTCTCAGGCAATCGAGAAAGCCAACGAACTGGCCAACGTGGAGAAGTCCATCATTGAGCATCAAGATTTGCTGAGGCAGATCCGCTCATACCCTCGCCAGAAGATGAAGATGCCTGATTTGCATCCTGGTGATGTGGAGCATACTCAAGATCAGGCTGAGCAGGTATCCACTACCTCTAACCCTGAGGAGTCAGCGAATGCAGACCTTTATACCTGCAGACCGGCTTACACCCCCAAACTCATCAAAGCAAAATCCACCAAGTGTTTTGACAAGAAGCTGAAGACCTTGGAGGAACTCTGTGACACGGAGTATTTCACTCAAACCCTGGCCCAGCTCAGCCACATCGAACACATGTTCAGAGGAGACCTGTGCTACCTCCTGACCAGTCAGATTGACAGAGCACTTCGCAAACAGCAGCACATCACGAATTTCCTCTTTGAAGACTTCATGGAGATTGATGACAGGCTGGAGAAACCAGAGCATGTGCCCTCTCAGCCCAGTCAGGACAGGCTGCCATCCAGGCCTGTGCAAGAATGCCCCATTCCTAAAGTGTTGATTAGTGTTGGTTCTTACAAGTCCAGCGTGGAGTCTGTGTTGATCAAGATGGAGCAGGAACTTGGCAGTGGAGAGGACAAGGAAGTGGAGGCAACAGAGTCCAGCAGTTTTGACCCCCAGGAAAACCTGGACTACCTGGATATGGACATGAAAGGGAGTGTCAGCAGCGGGGAGAGCATCGAGGTCCTGGGCACCGAGAAGTCGTCCTCTGTGCTGTCGAAATCTGACAGCCAGGCCAGCCTCACGGTGCCGTTGAGCCCCCATGTAGTCCGCAGCAAGGCAGTCAGCCACAGGACAATCAGTGAGGACAGTATTGAAGTCTTAAGCACCTGCCCATCTGAGGCCCTCATTCCTGATGACTTTAAGGCCAGCTACCCAAGTGCCATTAATGAGGAGGAAAGCTATGCAGATAATGAGGGGGCCATCCATTTCGAGGCAAGTGTCAGCCCCCCAGAACTGGGTGAGACTCAGGAGGGCAGCTTGGAAAATACCCCATCCCAAATAGACTCCAGCTGCTGTATTGGGAAGGAGAGTGAAGGTCAGCTGGTTCCTCTGCCCACCCCAGCTTATACTCTCTCTGATGAGGATGGTGTGGTGAGCATCCCCCCACGGCGCTACGAGCAGAAGGACCAAGGGTTCCATGTGGACGCCATGATGGAAAACACTGACCCGTCTCTCCGAGACAACAGTGGTGAAATGTTCCCAGCTTATGAGCTGGATCCAAGCTGCCTCCTGGCTAGCCGAGATGTCAGTAAGACAAGCCTGGATAACTACTCGGATACCACTAGCTACATGAGCAGTGTGGCCTCTACCAGCTCGGACAGAACCCCCTCTGCTCACTCTGCTAGCCTCTCCTCTGACAGACACAAAAAGAGAGCTGGCCAGAATGCCTTAAAATTCATCCGCCAGTACCCTTTTGCCCACCCAGCCATCTACTCCCTGCTTAGTGGGAGGACACTTGTGGTCCTGGGCGAAGATGAAACCATAGTCAGGAAGCTTGTAACTGCACTGTCCATCTTTGTTCCCAGCTTTGGCTACTATGCCAAGCCAGTGAAGCACTGGATATCCTCCCCTTTGCATATTATGGATTTTCAGAAGTGGAAGCTTATTGGCCTACAGAG GGTGGCCTCCCCTGCCAGTATGGGTACCCTCCATACCCTGAGCCGTTACAGCCGCTATACAAGCATCCTGGACCTGGACAGCAAGACCCTACGCTGTCCCCTGTACAGGGGTACACTGGTGCCCCGCCTGGCTGACCACCGCACTCAGATCAAGCGAGGCAGCACGTACTACCTGCACGTCCAGAGCATGCTCACCCAGCTCTGCTCCAAGGCATTCCTCTACACTTTCTGTCACCCCCTGCATCTGCCTGCCCACAGTGAGGAGACGCAGGAAGCGGTGGCCAGCAGACAAACCAGCTTCCTCAAGTTCAACCTGGGGCTAGTGAACGAGGACGTCAGGGTGGTGCAGTACCTGGGTGAGCTGCTCAAACTGCACTACACGCAGGAGCCGCCTGGGGCCGCCCACCCCCTGCTCAGGTTTGACTATGTCCCCAGCTTCTTGTACAAAATCTGA